One stretch of Balneola sp. MJW-20 DNA includes these proteins:
- a CDS encoding NAD(+)/NADH kinase, which produces MVIEHRKDYTRREPVMNIAIIANPVKYEIKEVLSSAFSWAEKEDITFFLRKDVLSSTGIKPTEKVVLTDSDEESIGQGEIILVMGGDGTILYTARISKNSGKPILGINSGRLGFMANTRIEDLEKALYCVLQGDYQLDKRHFLVATDKDGNQHHALNEFLFSRKDATSMVNVTAEYDGNLINTYWADGLIVASPTGSTAYNLASGGPIVSPDTDVFVVTPINPHTLTTRPLVLNSRKPLRIIIEKQNVEVMFSYDGQIIEIEDYPFEVEIMKSDLTFNLIQLPGQDYFDTLQKKLMWGMDSRRNRN; this is translated from the coding sequence ATGGTCATTGAACACCGGAAGGATTATACCCGAAGAGAGCCTGTGATGAATATCGCGATCATTGCCAACCCGGTTAAATATGAGATCAAGGAAGTACTGAGTTCTGCATTCAGTTGGGCTGAAAAAGAAGACATCACTTTCTTTTTAAGGAAAGATGTACTCAGTTCAACAGGGATCAAACCAACCGAAAAAGTAGTCCTGACTGATTCGGATGAAGAATCCATCGGCCAAGGTGAGATCATCCTGGTGATGGGCGGAGATGGCACCATATTATATACTGCACGGATCTCCAAGAACTCCGGAAAACCTATTCTGGGTATAAATTCCGGACGCCTGGGATTTATGGCCAATACCCGTATCGAAGATCTTGAGAAAGCACTCTATTGCGTTCTTCAGGGGGACTATCAACTGGATAAGAGGCACTTCCTCGTGGCTACCGATAAGGACGGAAACCAGCATCATGCACTGAACGAATTTTTATTTTCCCGGAAGGATGCTACTTCTATGGTCAATGTTACCGCTGAATATGACGGCAACCTGATCAATACCTACTGGGCCGATGGACTGATCGTAGCTTCACCCACTGGTTCCACCGCATATAACCTCGCTTCCGGTGGTCCCATCGTCTCTCCGGATACCGATGTTTTTGTAGTAACCCCGATCAACCCGCATACACTCACAACCCGCCCGCTGGTACTAAACTCCCGAAAGCCTCTGCGCATCATCATCGAGAAACAGAATGTGGAGGTCATGTTCTCATACGACGGACAGATCATAGAGATTGAAGACTATCCGTTTGAGGTAGAGATCATGAAGTCGGATCTTACCTTTAACCTGATCCAGCTTCCCGGGCAGGATTATTTTGATACCCTTCAGAAAAAACTGATGTGGGGAATGGATAGCCGCCGAAACAGAAATTAA
- the carA gene encoding glutamine-hydrolyzing carbamoyl-phosphate synthase small subunit, whose protein sequence is MSLYPRNKAILALSDGTVVHGQAVGKQGITGGELCFNTSMIGYQEIFTDPSYYGQLMMMTYPHIGNYGTIPRDDEARRVMVAGAILRSFSWEYSNPMADRSLQEYFEDNELVGISGVDTRMLVRHIREKGVMNAVISSTELDEDKLVQMAKDWDDMKGLELATKVTREEAQTVKGDGDLKLAAIDYGIKQNIINNFAQRGCTLRIFPAKTPLEEIKEWDADGFFFSNGPGDPNATAEYAMETVEYAKSTGKPIFGICLGHQLMALSEGIGVEKMFVGHRGANHPVKNLKTGLVEISTQNHGFAVSEDKIAEDKAEITHINLNDGTIEGLEFKNFPGFSIQYHPEASPGPHDSAYLFDQFVELMQKHK, encoded by the coding sequence ATGTCATTATATCCAAGAAATAAAGCCATACTCGCCTTAAGTGATGGTACCGTCGTGCACGGACAAGCTGTCGGAAAACAGGGTATCACCGGAGGCGAACTCTGCTTCAACACCAGTATGATCGGATATCAGGAGATCTTTACGGATCCTTCCTATTACGGTCAGCTCATGATGATGACCTATCCGCATATTGGTAACTATGGTACAATCCCGAGAGATGATGAAGCCCGGAGAGTAATGGTAGCCGGAGCTATTCTGCGATCTTTTTCATGGGAATACAGTAATCCTATGGCCGACCGCAGTCTTCAGGAGTATTTTGAAGATAATGAACTGGTCGGGATCTCAGGCGTGGATACCCGTATGCTGGTTCGCCACATCCGGGAGAAAGGAGTTATGAATGCTGTGATCTCAAGTACTGAACTGGATGAGGACAAACTGGTTCAGATGGCAAAAGACTGGGATGACATGAAAGGCCTGGAACTGGCAACTAAAGTAACCAGAGAAGAAGCTCAGACCGTGAAAGGAGACGGTGACCTGAAGCTTGCTGCCATTGATTATGGAATCAAACAGAATATCATAAATAACTTCGCGCAACGAGGATGTACGCTGAGAATATTCCCTGCTAAGACTCCGCTCGAGGAGATTAAAGAATGGGATGCTGATGGATTTTTCTTTTCAAACGGGCCGGGCGATCCAAATGCAACCGCTGAATATGCGATGGAGACCGTAGAATATGCTAAGTCTACCGGTAAACCAATATTCGGGATCTGCCTGGGACATCAGTTAATGGCCCTCAGTGAAGGAATTGGTGTAGAGAAGATGTTCGTAGGTCACAGGGGTGCAAATCATCCGGTAAAGAACCTTAAGACCGGGCTGGTTGAGATATCCACTCAGAATCACGGTTTTGCAGTTTCCGAAGATAAGATCGCGGAAGACAAGGCGGAGATCACGCACATCAACCTGAATGACGGTACGATCGAAGGACTGGAATTCAAAAACTTTCCGGGCTTTTCTATTCAGTACCATCCGGAAGCCTCACCGGGACCCCATGACTCCGCTTACCTGTTCGATCAGTTTGTTGAACTGATGCAGAAGCATAAATAA
- a CDS encoding four helix bundle protein codes for MINQFEDLRCWQESRELVSIVYKASSRKPLSRDFALRDQLRRAAISVMNNIAEGFGRLGDREKIYFFNIAQSSATEVCSMIYLLEDLKYLDNKNCMEIRVRYQKCRVLILALIKSQKS; via the coding sequence ATGATAAACCAATTTGAAGATTTGAGGTGCTGGCAAGAGAGCAGAGAACTTGTATCGATAGTATATAAGGCTTCTTCAAGGAAGCCATTATCAAGAGATTTCGCATTAAGAGATCAGCTTAGAAGAGCTGCTATCTCTGTCATGAATAATATCGCAGAAGGATTTGGACGATTAGGAGACCGGGAAAAAATATATTTCTTCAACATAGCACAAAGCTCTGCAACAGAAGTATGTAGTATGATTTACCTCCTGGAAGACTTAAAATATCTGGATAATAAAAACTGTATGGAAATCAGGGTAAGGTACCAGAAGTGCCGTGTTCTGATCCTTGCTCTCATTAAAAGCCAGAAAAGTTAA
- the mdh gene encoding malate dehydrogenase, producing the protein MKVTVVGAGGNVGSTVALSVAQRDFAKEVVALDLERKEDDKTFYPSKGRALDQWEASPIHLFDTRVNGTTDYADTAGSDVCVITAGVPRRPGMSRDDLLEINANIVKSVTEQLVKYSPDTIIIVVSNPLDVMVQVAKEASGLPHEKVMGMAGILDTARYRSFIAEELNASPKDIQALLMGGHGDTMVPLPRFTTISGMPITHFISDERLEEIVNRTKKGGGEIVGLMGTSAWYAPGAAAAQMVEAILLDQNRIFPVCAHIDGQYGIDDLYIGVPVKLGKGGIKEVIEVELTDQEQDLMNESANAVRGTLEDFRKLMKNK; encoded by the coding sequence ATGAAAGTAACAGTTGTAGGAGCAGGCGGTAATGTGGGTTCAACCGTCGCACTTAGCGTAGCACAGAGAGATTTCGCGAAAGAAGTGGTTGCGCTCGACCTTGAAAGAAAAGAAGACGATAAAACTTTTTACCCGTCCAAAGGACGTGCTTTGGACCAGTGGGAAGCTTCTCCGATCCACCTCTTTGACACAAGAGTAAATGGCACTACCGATTATGCAGATACTGCCGGATCTGATGTATGCGTGATCACCGCCGGTGTTCCAAGACGACCTGGCATGAGCCGAGATGACCTGCTCGAGATCAACGCTAATATCGTGAAAAGCGTAACCGAACAGCTGGTAAAGTATTCTCCGGATACGATCATCATTGTGGTATCCAATCCGCTTGATGTAATGGTTCAGGTGGCTAAAGAAGCCAGCGGACTTCCGCATGAAAAAGTAATGGGCATGGCTGGTATTCTGGATACTGCCCGATACCGATCATTCATCGCTGAAGAACTAAATGCTTCTCCGAAAGATATTCAGGCACTCCTGATGGGTGGTCATGGCGACACCATGGTTCCCCTGCCGAGATTTACCACCATATCCGGTATGCCTATCACCCATTTCATCAGTGATGAACGTCTGGAAGAGATCGTAAACCGTACCAAGAAAGGAGGCGGTGAGATCGTCGGACTAATGGGAACTTCTGCATGGTACGCACCGGGTGCAGCCGCTGCTCAGATGGTAGAAGCCATTTTGCTGGACCAGAATCGCATTTTCCCGGTTTGTGCGCACATCGACGGCCAGTACGGTATCGATGATCTGTACATCGGTGTTCCTGTTAAGCTCGGAAAGGGCGGAATTAAGGAAGTAATTGAGGTTGAATTAACCGATCAAGAGCAGGATCTTATGAATGAGTCAGCCAATGCCGTTCGCGGTACCCTGGAGGACTTTCGTAAACTAATGAAAAACAAATAA
- a CDS encoding ABC transporter substrate-binding protein, with protein MKNFIFIALSSVFLIISGCGSPETLIVESGSLTPDDAAYSESNLSGQDNGFQFLHLGEAAPIYSLDPLFASNNSELRILDLIYENLVTYGPEGNIIPELARRWEMTNDSLRYTFTIRPDVFFHNTDAFVSGIGRKLVANDVRRVFERMARSNVPDHAANMFSGIRGFETYKAELHQVQDPSRRVINNIDGIRVLNDSTVQVYLNEPDADFLTNLAHPLAAVYPIESTLASSGPVSTYATGTGRFYLVQKGEDRYILGANQDYYRTRPVISRLDITHGLSEKDLFDRFRNDELDALIEASPAILKTIADSNASLKPEYSEQFVLSNTGIETEYALYLNPKSPSADAVYNFSKSLTGESLRMSEPYLGAINVYPPDSTSNISETRQLVVANTSNPFESFLINAVAGMATEQTMSFSMKASAALTGNTTFTTRYSPELSKVFSWKIPVFILTKPNIEGLSISHNPWSLNTGRIIPEESL; from the coding sequence ATGAAGAACTTTATTTTTATCGCACTAAGCTCAGTCTTTTTAATAATATCAGGCTGTGGAAGTCCCGAAACTCTCATAGTTGAATCAGGATCACTTACCCCTGACGATGCGGCTTACAGTGAATCTAACTTATCCGGTCAGGACAACGGTTTCCAGTTTCTTCACCTCGGTGAAGCAGCACCCATTTATTCTCTGGATCCTCTCTTTGCCTCAAATAACAGTGAGCTGAGAATTCTGGATCTCATATACGAAAACCTGGTTACCTATGGTCCTGAGGGCAATATCATTCCGGAGCTGGCCCGCCGTTGGGAAATGACGAATGACTCCCTTCGCTATACTTTTACGATCAGGCCGGATGTCTTCTTCCATAATACCGATGCCTTCGTCAGCGGGATCGGAAGAAAACTGGTAGCCAATGACGTGCGCAGAGTATTTGAACGAATGGCTCGTTCTAATGTCCCGGATCATGCTGCAAATATGTTTTCCGGAATCCGCGGATTTGAAACCTACAAAGCAGAATTGCATCAGGTTCAAGATCCTTCCAGGAGGGTGATCAATAACATTGACGGGATACGGGTGCTCAATGATTCGACGGTTCAGGTGTATCTGAATGAGCCAGATGCAGACTTCCTCACAAACCTGGCACATCCTCTTGCTGCTGTCTACCCGATAGAAAGCACCCTTGCCTCCTCGGGCCCTGTTTCTACTTACGCAACAGGAACCGGACGGTTCTATCTGGTACAAAAAGGAGAGGATCGCTATATACTCGGTGCCAACCAGGATTATTACCGTACAAGACCGGTGATCAGTCGCCTGGATATAACCCACGGCCTGAGTGAAAAAGATCTTTTTGACCGCTTCCGGAATGATGAGCTGGATGCCTTGATAGAGGCCAGTCCCGCTATACTTAAGACCATAGCGGATAGTAATGCCAGTCTGAAGCCTGAATATTCGGAACAATTCGTACTTAGCAATACCGGAATAGAGACCGAATATGCTCTTTACCTGAATCCAAAGTCGCCTTCAGCCGATGCTGTTTATAATTTCAGCAAATCACTGACCGGTGAAAGCCTGAGAATGAGTGAACCGTATCTGGGGGCGATCAATGTTTATCCTCCTGATTCAACCTCAAATATCTCGGAGACAAGACAGCTGGTTGTAGCCAATACCAGTAATCCCTTTGAATCATTTCTGATCAATGCCGTTGCCGGGATGGCGACGGAACAAACGATGAGCTTCAGCATGAAAGCTTCTGCAGCACTAACCGGAAATACCACTTTTACCACCCGCTATTCTCCGGAGCTTAGTAAAGTCTTCAGCTGGAAGATACCGGTCTTTATACTTACAAAACCCAATATCGAAGGCCTCTCTATAAGCCATAACCCATGGTCATTGAACACCGGAAGGATTATACCCGAAGAGAGCCTGTGA
- a CDS encoding penicillin acylase family protein, with the protein MNTKFGDVPPLGKFLDPDGGFWANAVTGDLESEELQIDGLRDEVSVYYDERGVPHIFAQNDHDLYMAQGYVVARDRLFQMELQTYDAAGRLSELVGAAALPRDQRTRRLGMPYGAEKAIERVKQDSVSWMVINAYSEGVNAWIRSLEPKDYPLEYKILDAAPETWEPLKTTLLLKNMTRTLASGNSEDRTSNTIKYFGRDFVEKFFTQKPQLNDPIIPGSREWDFDAEIPEAPEELYVPESAKEVEPYSTPDGIGSNNWAVHGSKTASGYPILANDPHLSLTLPSIWYEVQLHAPGVNTYGVTLQGVPGAIIGFNENVAWGVTNVGSDVMDWYEVEFRDERMNEYRYDGGWRETTKRIEEYYLPDGTVVRDTVVYTHHGPVTEVGSRLNEERAPAYHALRWIAHEPSNEIRTFYHLNRAAGYDDYVQALTYYDAPAQNFVFASNENDIALWVNGKLPLRWDKQGRTVSDGSDPKYDWQGWIPREHNPNIKNPERGFVSSANQESAADDYPYYLDDDFASYERGRRINDLLRSMNGITKDDMQKMQMDSYNYHAATITKDLLEWVNSDSLNEAEREIYDRMRDWDYKMDADKIAPSVFKRWWSNFYASVLYDEYQKTDALLRYPPRDRFVEVVKYEPEFKFFDNINTVKKETREERALYSFRSTIRGMTEDYGEMGDNWIWGRVIDMDIDHLANIPGMGAQDLSVSGSPESINANNGNAGPSWRMVVEVGPEVKGYGVYPGGPSGNPGSPLYDSMVETWRTGGLFELNFYKSEPADYSYSISLKN; encoded by the coding sequence TTGAATACGAAATTCGGTGATGTTCCGCCTCTCGGGAAGTTTCTGGATCCGGATGGCGGATTCTGGGCGAATGCGGTGACCGGTGATCTTGAGTCGGAAGAACTGCAGATCGATGGTTTGCGGGACGAGGTCAGTGTCTATTATGACGAGCGCGGTGTGCCTCATATCTTTGCTCAGAATGATCATGACCTTTACATGGCTCAGGGTTATGTTGTGGCAAGGGACCGTCTTTTTCAGATGGAGCTGCAGACCTATGATGCGGCTGGCAGATTGTCGGAATTGGTGGGAGCAGCTGCACTGCCTCGTGACCAACGTACCCGACGCCTGGGAATGCCTTATGGTGCTGAAAAGGCCATCGAAAGGGTAAAACAGGATTCGGTATCCTGGATGGTGATCAATGCCTATTCGGAGGGAGTGAATGCCTGGATCCGTTCTCTGGAGCCTAAAGATTATCCGCTGGAATACAAGATCCTTGATGCAGCTCCTGAAACATGGGAACCGCTGAAGACCACTCTACTGCTTAAGAATATGACCAGAACGCTGGCCTCCGGGAACAGTGAAGACCGTACATCCAATACGATCAAGTATTTTGGCAGGGACTTCGTGGAGAAATTCTTCACGCAAAAGCCGCAATTGAACGATCCAATTATTCCGGGTAGCCGTGAATGGGACTTTGATGCTGAGATCCCGGAAGCACCTGAAGAACTTTACGTGCCTGAGTCGGCAAAAGAGGTCGAACCTTATTCTACTCCTGATGGCATCGGATCTAATAACTGGGCTGTTCACGGTAGTAAGACCGCATCCGGTTATCCCATACTGGCCAATGATCCTCATTTAAGTCTGACCCTTCCTTCGATCTGGTACGAAGTGCAGCTGCATGCCCCCGGCGTGAATACCTACGGAGTTACTCTTCAGGGCGTGCCCGGAGCGATCATCGGTTTCAATGAAAATGTAGCCTGGGGAGTGACCAATGTGGGTTCTGACGTCATGGACTGGTACGAAGTGGAGTTCAGAGATGAGCGTATGAATGAATACCGTTATGACGGCGGATGGAGGGAAACCACCAAAAGGATCGAAGAATATTACCTGCCGGATGGCACCGTGGTTCGTGATACCGTGGTATATACCCATCACGGTCCGGTGACCGAAGTAGGATCCAGATTGAATGAGGAAAGAGCGCCGGCGTATCACGCCCTTCGATGGATCGCTCACGAACCTTCCAACGAGATAAGAACCTTTTATCATCTGAATCGTGCTGCCGGCTACGATGACTATGTTCAGGCATTGACTTATTATGATGCACCGGCTCAGAATTTCGTGTTTGCCAGCAACGAGAATGATATTGCACTTTGGGTAAACGGGAAATTACCACTTCGCTGGGACAAACAGGGGCGTACCGTCAGTGACGGATCAGATCCGAAATACGACTGGCAGGGCTGGATCCCGAGAGAGCATAATCCCAATATTAAAAATCCGGAAAGAGGATTTGTGAGTTCAGCCAATCAGGAGTCGGCCGCTGATGACTATCCCTATTACCTGGATGATGACTTCGCTTCCTATGAAAGAGGGCGGCGTATCAATGATCTGCTGAGATCCATGAACGGGATCACTAAAGATGATATGCAAAAAATGCAGATGGATAGCTATAATTACCATGCGGCCACGATAACGAAGGACCTTCTGGAATGGGTGAACAGCGATAGTCTGAATGAGGCAGAGAGAGAAATTTATGACCGGATGCGTGACTGGGATTATAAGATGGATGCTGATAAGATCGCACCTTCCGTTTTCAAAAGATGGTGGAGTAATTTTTATGCCTCGGTCTTATATGATGAGTATCAAAAAACGGACGCACTTCTTAGGTACCCGCCGCGCGACCGATTTGTAGAGGTTGTGAAGTATGAGCCGGAATTTAAATTCTTTGATAACATTAACACCGTGAAAAAAGAGACACGGGAAGAGCGGGCGCTGTACTCGTTCAGGTCAACGATACGAGGTATGACGGAAGACTATGGAGAAATGGGTGATAACTGGATCTGGGGACGGGTCATAGATATGGATATTGATCACCTGGCGAATATACCTGGAATGGGTGCTCAGGATCTGTCGGTAAGTGGTTCACCGGAAAGCATAAATGCAAACAACGGGAACGCCGGCCCGAGCTGGAGAATGGTGGTTGAAGTAGGGCCCGAAGTTAAGGGTTACGGAGTATATCCCGGAGGACCCAGCGGTAATCCCGGTTCTCCGCTGTATGACTCTATGGTAGAGACCTGGAGAACCGGCGGGCTCTTTGAACTTAACTTCTATAAGTCGGAACCAGCTGATTACAGCTATTCCATAAGCCTGAAAAATTAA
- a CDS encoding 6-bladed beta-propeller, with protein sequence MHKVFILLFLEAALILTSCTQKTPKTDLSVDLIPTDSLTLNDGLSRIDGVIMAYHKIGDDQFILGDNKPGLYLFDKNEMIRRFGNIGQGPCEFTEISATDVDDDTLYILSSEQVKIIGFDISSGECVGEFSHKTMSGITHLLKEQDKSSFLALKGSLTGLESDSLTILYRLFEDESVESLELKYGRVNAVPSVINFRSPNLTFAPYKNTYYFYLPQTDSLYNYNPESDKLTSFAHGIDLNRNEIEKAGQDFQKMMDLLQKEVKMIGKVYASADWLAIEYIYENIAEDLGQEMSLYFYRHDGTFIAQIPAEDLIGFEDGKFIQLRETGNDPDFPFSMVSLKPQFN encoded by the coding sequence ATGCACAAGGTATTTATTCTGCTGTTTCTGGAAGCTGCTTTAATCTTGACTTCCTGTACACAAAAAACTCCTAAAACCGACCTGTCCGTTGATCTTATACCGACTGATTCTCTGACACTTAATGATGGTCTGTCCCGAATAGACGGGGTGATCATGGCTTACCATAAAATTGGTGATGATCAATTTATCTTAGGGGATAATAAGCCCGGTCTTTACTTATTCGATAAAAATGAAATGATCCGCCGATTCGGCAATATAGGTCAGGGACCCTGTGAGTTCACTGAAATTTCAGCAACAGATGTAGATGACGATACTCTCTATATCTTAAGTTCCGAGCAGGTCAAAATTATCGGTTTTGATATTTCCTCCGGTGAATGTGTAGGGGAGTTTTCTCATAAAACTATGTCCGGGATCACACATCTGCTCAAAGAACAGGATAAAAGCTCGTTTCTCGCACTTAAAGGATCTTTGACGGGGCTTGAGTCGGACAGCCTTACTATTCTGTATCGCTTGTTTGAAGATGAATCCGTAGAAAGTCTGGAACTGAAATATGGAAGAGTAAATGCTGTGCCTTCGGTCATTAACTTCAGATCCCCAAACCTGACCTTTGCTCCATACAAAAACACCTATTATTTCTATCTGCCTCAGACCGACTCTCTTTATAACTATAATCCCGAGTCAGATAAGCTCACAAGCTTTGCCCATGGCATCGACCTGAATCGCAATGAGATCGAAAAAGCCGGGCAGGATTTTCAAAAGATGATGGATCTTCTGCAAAAAGAGGTGAAAATGATCGGAAAAGTTTACGCTTCGGCAGACTGGCTCGCCATTGAATACATTTATGAGAATATAGCTGAAGACCTCGGACAGGAGATGAGCCTGTACTTTTACCGGCATGACGGCACTTTTATTGCTCAGATTCCGGCTGAGGATCTGATTGGTTTTGAAGACGGGAAATTCATACAGCTGCGTGAAACCGGCAATGATCCGGATTTCCCTTTTTCAATGGTAAGCCTGAAGCCTCAATTCAATTAA
- a CDS encoding dimethylarginine dimethylaminohydrolase family protein, which yields MATVISSVEDLNFGLKDLEPMPAPRKVLLVKPTFYTVEYVINPHMKGNIGEVDKIAAQNEWEHLKAGYEEMGLYTHIMSGKRGYPDMVFCANQSLPNITADGKKQVVMGVMHAEQRKGEVPYIEKVFRDSSYEVIHLDEEKFQDFEGMGDALWHFKKRLIWGGYGYRSSKEVYEHISDTFETPVIALELTSEKFYHLDTCMCILNEDTCLIYPQAFTEEGLKLIKCIFPNVIEASKYEAEVLFACNATSVDGKNVFIQQGCIDVNKKLKDAGFKVHEFSTYEYLKSGGSVFCMKMLLW from the coding sequence ATGGCTACTGTTATTTCATCGGTGGAAGATCTTAACTTCGGGCTAAAGGATCTTGAGCCGATGCCGGCACCCCGTAAAGTGCTTCTGGTGAAGCCGACCTTTTATACTGTTGAGTATGTGATCAATCCGCACATGAAGGGGAATATCGGTGAAGTTGATAAGATCGCTGCTCAGAATGAATGGGAGCACCTGAAAGCAGGATATGAAGAAATGGGACTGTACACGCATATCATGAGCGGTAAGAGAGGTTATCCGGATATGGTTTTTTGTGCTAACCAAAGCTTGCCGAATATTACAGCTGATGGCAAGAAGCAGGTTGTGATGGGGGTGATGCATGCCGAGCAGAGAAAAGGTGAAGTACCATATATTGAGAAAGTATTCCGGGACAGCAGTTATGAAGTGATCCACCTTGATGAAGAGAAATTTCAGGATTTTGAGGGGATGGGTGATGCTCTCTGGCATTTCAAAAAGCGGTTGATATGGGGTGGCTACGGTTACCGGAGCTCAAAAGAGGTTTATGAGCATATCTCAGATACTTTTGAGACCCCAGTGATCGCACTTGAGCTGACCAGCGAAAAATTCTATCACCTGGATACCTGTATGTGTATCCTGAATGAAGATACCTGTCTGATCTATCCTCAAGCCTTCACGGAGGAAGGTCTGAAGCTGATCAAATGTATTTTCCCTAATGTGATAGAAGCCTCAAAATACGAGGCGGAAGTGCTTTTTGCCTGCAATGCCACCTCCGTAGACGGGAAAAATGTCTTTATACAGCAAGGCTGCATCGATGTAAATAAGAAGCTTAAAGATGCCGGCTTTAAGGTCCATGAATTCTCCACCTACGAATACCTCAAAAGCGGCGGCTCAGTATTTTGCATGAAGATGTTGTTGTGGTAA
- a CDS encoding D-alanine--D-alanine ligase family protein yields MNQKNLIVAFGGISPEHEVSVLTAMQAMAALEESDYQLIPLYITKSGRWLTGNAAQDLNEYQDLSSLEKKAKDCAFVKDENGRTLLRELDSGGLFKKTAEYPVYAVLCAFHGSEGENGSFQGLCESMNIPYTGSGVLGASLGMDKVMAKKVAASEGVKVVKGINFYESDWESEQDDIIQISESMGFPLIIKPVTLGSSIGVFKVMDTPSLIEAVETAFRYDAHLLIEEAIDPLMEINCSVMGTSENCRASVCERPMGKDETLSFEDKYQGDAGSSKGMASADRIIPADISTDLNRRIREMAVKAFKALDAAGLVRIDFLVNAQTEEVYFNEINTIPGSFSFYLWDHSDVSFKQLLEELVEIGIDRHQQKNGRVRSYDTNLLSEKAVKGIKGLKGSKG; encoded by the coding sequence ATGAATCAAAAGAATCTGATCGTAGCTTTCGGAGGTATATCTCCGGAACATGAAGTCTCTGTTCTCACCGCTATGCAAGCCATGGCCGCATTGGAAGAATCCGATTACCAACTGATCCCACTCTATATTACCAAGTCTGGGCGCTGGCTCACCGGTAATGCTGCACAGGATCTAAACGAATATCAGGATCTGTCCTCTCTTGAAAAAAAAGCCAAAGATTGTGCCTTTGTCAAAGATGAAAACGGCAGAACTTTGCTCAGAGAACTTGATTCGGGGGGATTATTCAAAAAAACAGCTGAATACCCGGTCTATGCTGTTCTATGTGCATTTCATGGTTCAGAGGGAGAAAATGGGTCGTTTCAGGGGCTTTGCGAGTCCATGAACATTCCCTATACCGGAAGCGGAGTACTTGGTGCTTCTCTGGGCATGGACAAGGTCATGGCTAAAAAAGTGGCTGCATCCGAAGGTGTGAAGGTAGTTAAAGGAATTAATTTTTATGAATCTGACTGGGAAAGTGAACAGGATGATATCATACAGATTTCGGAATCCATGGGATTTCCCCTGATCATAAAGCCTGTAACTCTGGGCAGCAGCATCGGGGTTTTCAAAGTAATGGATACGCCTTCACTGATCGAGGCCGTGGAAACTGCATTTCGGTATGATGCTCATTTACTTATCGAAGAAGCTATTGATCCATTGATGGAGATCAATTGTTCGGTTATGGGTACCTCTGAAAACTGTCGCGCAAGTGTTTGTGAGCGCCCGATGGGTAAGGATGAGACCCTTTCTTTTGAGGACAAATACCAGGGAGATGCAGGTTCATCTAAAGGAATGGCCTCTGCCGACCGGATCATTCCGGCCGACATTTCTACGGACCTCAATCGCAGAATTCGCGAGATGGCAGTTAAAGCATTCAAGGCACTCGACGCAGCCGGACTGGTCCGGATCGACTTTCTCGTGAATGCTCAGACAGAAGAAGTATATTTTAATGAGATCAATACGATACCCGGCTCTTTCTCTTTTTACTTATGGGACCATTCTGATGTATCCTTTAAACAATTGCTGGAAGAACTGGTTGAGATCGGTATTGACCGGCACCAACAAAAGAATGGCAGGGTACGCAGTTATGATACCAATCTGCTAAGTGAAAAAGCAGTTAAGGGGATCAAAGGACTTAAAGGTTCAAAAGGCTGA